In Falco biarmicus isolate bFalBia1 chromosome 6, bFalBia1.pri, whole genome shotgun sequence, the following are encoded in one genomic region:
- the CHGB gene encoding secretogranin-1 isoform X2, which produces MEGKEMPPSHNSEESTVLDLPFVCDLAECFLPSHSSENSEELFLSVDTFPSPPTGASAVPVEKDHTEEVVTRCIVEVLSNALSKTNAPPINPECKEILKKSGRNDRERSENKQLEVRHLKDPGEIENHRPGSVEKEQSQAEEESKKYMKGSDEERLAHEEGRSKEEEDGHHTPIQEERLHTEEKKHYQEIRREEEKSYHSEEESKESKRLDEEVERAVLSKKSRSGGTSTEEFPDGNNPRPVGRWHSEEGLQSPYKRIREGEEGEAEEERSEKHHHESMERDFSHQQEHEESDDSEETVEEKQPYKPKRYHGKHRMGDTSEEKRGHGGEKEVTAEESDTEAAHLWDRRNRHQKHREESEQQHEEKSGYHGRHGAEEVQAKRRADQGSEEYRERWQQSDESSEEENKRHRHSEESNEKWHEERRHHDGSREVRRHRSEGRTYLRGESEEELDGYLGGGSKEKQHRAGGRYRLWDSEGAGSQNAYAQERSGQARRQYSTEDSVEQQRYPGNSEEEEVVEEVGKKHHSSDQMENEENMEEGRYAEREEYRSHLPGENEKRSTASHSPFYLWWKSQPFEKQDSAGEQLLEGKEEGRPTLNEESLFPEYNDYNWWEKKQILSALKHGRTEKRNLGKMNKYDIKRQYNKMDQLAQLLNYRKKSAEFPELYNSGEDMKKRHIIRNDRRSLSQRPLTEEEEKELENLAAMDLELQKIAEKFNDHRRG; this is translated from the exons GTAACGCGGTGCATAGTGGAAGTTCTGTCCAACGCTCTATCCAAGACAAATGCACCACCAATTAATCCTGAATGTAAAGAAATCCTGAAGAAGA GTGGTAGAAATGAcagagagaggagtgaaaacaaacagcttgaAGTGAGGCATTTGAAAGACCCAGGAGAGATTGAAAATCATCGTCCTGGGAGTGTGGAGAAAGAACAGAGTCAGGCAGAAGAGGAATCTAAAAAGTACATGAAAGGAAGCGACGAGGAGAGACTTGCTCACGAGGAAGGTAGAagcaaggaagaggaggatggaCACCACACGCCTATTCAAGAAGAGAGACTTCATAcggaagaaaagaaacactatcAGGAAATcagaagagaggaggagaagagctACCACAGTGAAGAGGAAAGTAAGGAGAGCAAGCGTCTTGACGAAGAGGTAGAGCGTGCTGTTCTCAGCAAGAAGTCCCGCTCTGGAGGCACAAGCACAGAGGAGTTCCCTGATGGGAATAATCCACGTCCCGTGGGCCGCTGGCACTCGGAGGAGGGACTGCAGAGCCCTTACAAAAGAATTCGTGAAGGTgaagagggagaagcagaggaagaaagaagtgaaaaacacCACCATGAGTCTATGGAGCGTGATTTCTCCCATCAGCAAGAGCACGAAGAATCTGATGACAGCGAAGAAACAGTGGAGGAAAAGCAACCCTACAAACCCAAACGTTATCATGGGAAGCACCGAATGGGCGACACCTCTGAAGAGAAGAGGGGCCATGGTGGTGAAAAAGAAGTAACAGCTGAGGAATCGGACACAGAGGCGGCCCATCTCTGGGACAGAAGGAACCGCCATCAGAAACATCGTGAAGAGtctgagcagcagcatgagGAGAAGAGCGGTTATCACGGGAGGCATGGGGCTGAAGAGGTGCAGGCGAAGAGGCGTGCAGACCAGGGAAGCGAGGAGTACAGAGAAAGGTGGCAGCAGAGTGACGAGAGcagtgaggaagaaaacaagaggcATCGCCACAGTGAAGAAAGTAATGAGAAATGGCACGAGGAGAGGAGACACCATGATGGATCGCGTGAGGTGAGGAGGCACCGTTCTGAGGGAAGGACGTATCTTCGAGGGGAAAGCGAGGAAGAGCTGGACGGGTATCTCGGTGGTGGCagcaaggagaagcagcatcGTGCTGGAGGGAGATACCGCTTGTGGGACAGTGAAGGTGCAGGGTCACAGAACGCGTACGCTCAAGAACGCAGTGGGCAGGCCAGAAGACAGTACAGCACTGAGGACAGTGTAGAGCAGCAGCGCTACCCTGGCaacagtgaggaggaggaggtggtggaggaAGTAGGAAAGAAGCATCACAGCAGTGATCAGATGGAAAATGAGGAGAATATGGAGGAAGGAAGATATGCAGAGAGGGAGGAGTACAGAAGCCATCTCCCTGGGGAGAATGAGAAGAGAAGTACAGCATCCCACAGCCCTTTCTACCTGTGGTGGAAAAGCCAACCCTTTGAGAAGCAGGACAGTGCAGGGGAGCAGCTTCTGGAGGGCAAAGAGGAGGGCAGGCCCACCCTGAACGAGGAGAGTCTTTTCCCTGAATATAATGACTACAACTGgtgggagaaaaagcaaatccTAAGTGCTCTGAAGCACGGACGCACCGAGAAGAGGAACCTTGGCAAAATGAACAAATATGATATCAAAAGGCAATACAACAAGATGGATCAACTCGCACAACTTCTGAATTACAGGAAGAAATCGGCTGAATTCCCAGAGCTGTACAATTCGGGAGAAGACATGAAAAAACGTCACATAATCAGGAATGACAGAAGAAGTCTGAGCCAGAGGCCTCTGACAGAGGAGGAG gaaaaagaactggaaaaccTGGCTGCAATGGATTTGGAGCTGCAGAAAATAGCGGAGAAGTTTAATGACCACAGGAGAGGCTGA
- the TRMT6 gene encoding tRNA (adenine(58)-N(1))-methyltransferase non-catalytic subunit TRM6 isoform X2: protein MYYAREPGKINHLRYDTLAQMLTLGNIRAGNKMIVMETCAGLVLGAVMERMGGYGSIIQMYPGGGPVRAATTCFGFPKAFFNNLHEFPLSKVDSLLSGTFSTETLPSEPEDNALGEEESNGVTDEKQISLQETEEESTTEAAMEINQTEEQETMDINAEDVEFKENKEKENKENVREKQRKQWERRKKLIETAALLRERNADGLIVASKFHPTPLLLSLLEFVAPSRPFVVYCQYKEPLLECYTKLRERGGVINLKLSETWLRNYQVLPDRSHPKLTMSGGGGYLLSGITVVLDKGRSDSSNLEALKTEEPSSKRCKVQDLHC, encoded by the exons CCACTTGCGATATGACACCCTGGCTCAGATGTTGACTTTAGGAAACATCCGTGCTGGCAACAAGATGATTGTAATGGAAACGTGTGCAGGCCTTGTGCTGGGTGCGGTGATGGAGCGAATGGGAG GCTATGGATCCATTATTCAGATGTATCCAGGAGGGGGACCTGTTAGAGCTGCTACCACTTGTTTTGGAtttccaaaagcttttttcaaTAATCTTCATGAATTTCCTCTCAGCAAAGTGGATAGTCTCCTCTCTGGGACATTTTCTACAGAGACTCTGCCCTCAGAACCTGAAGATAATGCgctaggggaagaagaaagcaacGGAGTGACTGATGAGAAGCAGATTTCCCTGcaggaaacagaagaggaatCTACTACTGAAGCAGCTATGGAGATCAACCAAACAGAAGAGCAAGAAACAATGGACATCAATGCTGAAGATGtagaatttaaagaaaacaaagaaaaagaaaataaagaaaat gttcgggaaaagcaaagaaaacaatgggagagaaggaaaaagctgatagaaactgctgctttgctgagagAGAGGAATGCTGATGG CTTAATTGTAGCCAGCAAGTTTCACCCCACTCCTTTATTACTTTCATTATTGGAATTTGTTGCTCCTTCAAGGCCTTTTGTTGTCTACTGCCAGTATAAAGAG ccattATTAGAATGTTACACAAAGCTGAGGGAGAGAGGCGGTGTTATTAACCTAAAGCTGTCTGAAACCTGGCTACGAAACTACCAG gtcttaCCAGATCGAAGCCATCCAAAACTGACCATGAGCGGAGGTGGAGGGTACCTTCTGTCTGGTATAACTGTTGTCTTGGATAAGGGCAGATCTGATTCCAGTAATTTAGAAGCGCTGAAGACGGAAGAGCCATCATCAAAAAGGTGCAAAGTTCAAGACCTTCATTGTTAA
- the CHGB gene encoding secretogranin-1 isoform X3 — MGPLALLGLLGAAALAGASAVPVEKDHTEEVVTRCIVEVLSNALSKTNAPPINPECKEILKKSGRNDRERSENKQLEVRHLKDPGEIENHRPGSVEKEQSQAEEESKKYMKGSDEERLAHEEGRSKEEEDGHHTPIQEERLHTEEKKHYQEIRREEEKSYHSEEESKESKRLDEEVERAVLSKKSRSGGTSTEEFPDGNNPRPVGRWHSEEGLQSPYKRIREGEEGEAEEERSEKHHHESMERDFSHQQEHEESDDSEETVEEKQPYKPKRYHGKHRMGDTSEEKRGHGGEKEVTAEESDTEAAHLWDRRNRHQKHREESEQQHEEKSGYHGRHGAEEVQAKRRADQGSEEYRERWQQSDESSEEENKRHRHSEESNEKWHEERRHHDGSREVRRHRSEGRTYLRGESEEELDGYLGGGSKEKQHRAGGRYRLWDSEGAGSQNAYAQERSGQARRQYSTEDSVEQQRYPGNSEEEEVVEEVGKKHHSSDQMENEENMEEGRYAEREEYRSHLPGENEKRSTASHSPFYLWWKSQPFEKQDSAGEQLLEGKEEGRPTLNEESLFPEYNDYNWWEKKQILSALKHGRTEKRNLGKMNKYDIKRQYNKMDQLAQLLNYRKKSAEFPELYNSGEDMKKRHIIRNDRRSLSQRPLTEEEEKELENLAAMDLELQKIAEKFNDHRRG; from the exons GTAACGCGGTGCATAGTGGAAGTTCTGTCCAACGCTCTATCCAAGACAAATGCACCACCAATTAATCCTGAATGTAAAGAAATCCTGAAGAAGA GTGGTAGAAATGAcagagagaggagtgaaaacaaacagcttgaAGTGAGGCATTTGAAAGACCCAGGAGAGATTGAAAATCATCGTCCTGGGAGTGTGGAGAAAGAACAGAGTCAGGCAGAAGAGGAATCTAAAAAGTACATGAAAGGAAGCGACGAGGAGAGACTTGCTCACGAGGAAGGTAGAagcaaggaagaggaggatggaCACCACACGCCTATTCAAGAAGAGAGACTTCATAcggaagaaaagaaacactatcAGGAAATcagaagagaggaggagaagagctACCACAGTGAAGAGGAAAGTAAGGAGAGCAAGCGTCTTGACGAAGAGGTAGAGCGTGCTGTTCTCAGCAAGAAGTCCCGCTCTGGAGGCACAAGCACAGAGGAGTTCCCTGATGGGAATAATCCACGTCCCGTGGGCCGCTGGCACTCGGAGGAGGGACTGCAGAGCCCTTACAAAAGAATTCGTGAAGGTgaagagggagaagcagaggaagaaagaagtgaaaaacacCACCATGAGTCTATGGAGCGTGATTTCTCCCATCAGCAAGAGCACGAAGAATCTGATGACAGCGAAGAAACAGTGGAGGAAAAGCAACCCTACAAACCCAAACGTTATCATGGGAAGCACCGAATGGGCGACACCTCTGAAGAGAAGAGGGGCCATGGTGGTGAAAAAGAAGTAACAGCTGAGGAATCGGACACAGAGGCGGCCCATCTCTGGGACAGAAGGAACCGCCATCAGAAACATCGTGAAGAGtctgagcagcagcatgagGAGAAGAGCGGTTATCACGGGAGGCATGGGGCTGAAGAGGTGCAGGCGAAGAGGCGTGCAGACCAGGGAAGCGAGGAGTACAGAGAAAGGTGGCAGCAGAGTGACGAGAGcagtgaggaagaaaacaagaggcATCGCCACAGTGAAGAAAGTAATGAGAAATGGCACGAGGAGAGGAGACACCATGATGGATCGCGTGAGGTGAGGAGGCACCGTTCTGAGGGAAGGACGTATCTTCGAGGGGAAAGCGAGGAAGAGCTGGACGGGTATCTCGGTGGTGGCagcaaggagaagcagcatcGTGCTGGAGGGAGATACCGCTTGTGGGACAGTGAAGGTGCAGGGTCACAGAACGCGTACGCTCAAGAACGCAGTGGGCAGGCCAGAAGACAGTACAGCACTGAGGACAGTGTAGAGCAGCAGCGCTACCCTGGCaacagtgaggaggaggaggtggtggaggaAGTAGGAAAGAAGCATCACAGCAGTGATCAGATGGAAAATGAGGAGAATATGGAGGAAGGAAGATATGCAGAGAGGGAGGAGTACAGAAGCCATCTCCCTGGGGAGAATGAGAAGAGAAGTACAGCATCCCACAGCCCTTTCTACCTGTGGTGGAAAAGCCAACCCTTTGAGAAGCAGGACAGTGCAGGGGAGCAGCTTCTGGAGGGCAAAGAGGAGGGCAGGCCCACCCTGAACGAGGAGAGTCTTTTCCCTGAATATAATGACTACAACTGgtgggagaaaaagcaaatccTAAGTGCTCTGAAGCACGGACGCACCGAGAAGAGGAACCTTGGCAAAATGAACAAATATGATATCAAAAGGCAATACAACAAGATGGATCAACTCGCACAACTTCTGAATTACAGGAAGAAATCGGCTGAATTCCCAGAGCTGTACAATTCGGGAGAAGACATGAAAAAACGTCACATAATCAGGAATGACAGAAGAAGTCTGAGCCAGAGGCCTCTGACAGAGGAGGAG gaaaaagaactggaaaaccTGGCTGCAATGGATTTGGAGCTGCAGAAAATAGCGGAGAAGTTTAATGACCACAGGAGAGGCTGA